The Rhododendron vialii isolate Sample 1 chromosome 8a, ASM3025357v1 genome has a window encoding:
- the LOC131336401 gene encoding protein HIGH CHLOROPHYLL FLUORESCENCE PHENOTYPE 173, chloroplastic isoform X3, with protein MTLTSASAAATAVAFTNTCSNPYSKIRRPKTPLEFVLGAIPLRNHIPTSSSFSCYRSSNRLISLSVVARAAGDDKEKYQNQENDDNNDIINGVEEEERSSQQQQQQASTAAMIKLDDVNPVGLGRRSRQIFDELWRKFSGLGQISRTTRTDDETSLLINEGGPMCEFAIPGAQNTTVLVVGATSRVGRIVVRKLMLRGYIVKALVRKADQQVVDMLPTSVEIVIGDVGDPSNLKAAVKGCNKIIYCATARSSITGDLNRVDYQGVSNLTKAFQDYNNKLAQLRAGKSSKSKLLLAKFKSADSLNGWDVRQGTYFQDAVPAKYDGGMDAKFEIAESGDAVFSGYVFTRGGYVELSKKLSLPLGRSLDRYEGLLLSVGGNGRSYVLILEAGPPADTSQSRMYFSRFSTKVGFCRVRIPFSSFRPVKADDPPLDPFLVHTLTIRFEPRRQRPIEGPAGMKQDMRSFQLIMEYIKALPLKVCFLPIFWASCASLPRLWNVLHATSLMAKRKWGKP; from the exons ATGACACTGACAAGTGCAAGTGCCGCCGCTACTGCAGTAGCATTCACAAACACTTGCAGCAATCCCTACAGCAAAATTAGGCGACCGAAAACCCCATTGGAATTTGTTCTTGGTGCTATCCCCCTCCGTAATCATATTCCTACCAGCAGCTCTTTCAGTTGCTACCGGAGTAGTAACAGACTTATTTCCCTATCCGTTGTCGCAAGGGCTGCTGGGGATGATAAGGAGAAATATCAGAATCAGGAGAATGATGATAATAATGATATTATTAATGGTGTTGAGGAGGAGGAGCGATCAtcgcagcagcagcagcagcaggcGTCTACTGCTGCGATGATAAAATTGGACGACGTGAACCCGGTGGGACTGGGGAGGCGGTCAAGGCAAATATTCGATGAGTTGTGGCGTAAGTTCTCAGGGTTGGGACAGATCTCTAGGACCACTCGCACAGACGACGAGACTAGCCTTCTCATCAACGAGGGCGGTCCCATGTGTGAGTTCGCCATCCCTGGCGCTCAGAACACCACCGTCCTTGTTGTTGGTGCCACCAGCCGTGTTGGCCGCATCGTTGTCCGCAAACTCATGCTCAGGGGTTACATCGTCAAG GCTCTAGTTAGGAAGGCAGATCAGCAAGTTGTGGACATGCTTCCAACATCTGTGGAGATAGTGATTGGGGATGTTGGTGACCCCTCGAATCTTAAAGCTGCTGTCAAAGGTTGCAACAAAATTATCTATTGTGCCACTGCTCGTTCCTCCATCACTGGGGATCTCAACAGAGTTGACTATCAGGGGGTTTCCAACCTTACGAAAGCATTCCAG GACTACAACAATAAATTGGCACAACTACGAGCTGGCAAAAGCAGCAAAAGTAAGCTTTTACTTGCAAAGTTCAAGTCTGCTGATTCACTAAATGGGTGGGATGTTCGCCAAGGAACCTATTTTCAAGATGCGGTACCTGCCAAGTATGACGGGGGTATGGATGCTAAATTTGAAATCGCTGAAAGTGGAGATGCAGTTTTCTCAG GTTATGTTTTCACCAGAGGAGGATACGTGGAACTATCAAAGAAGCTTTCGCTTCCTTTGGGTCGCTCTCTTGACAG ATATGAAGGTCTACTGCTCTCTGTTGGTGGGAATGGTAGGTCTTATGTCTTAATTCTGGAAGCTGGCCCTCCAGCGGACACATCTCAAAGCAGAATGTATTTTTCTCGATTCAGCACAAAAGTAGGATTTTGCAGG GTGAGGATACCATTTTCAAGTTTCCGACCAGTGAAAGCGGATGATCCTCCATTAGATCCGTTTCTTGTACACACCTTGACCATTCGTTTTGAGCCGAGAAGACAG AGGCCAATTGAAGGACCTGCTGGAATGAAACAAGATATGAGAAGTTTTCAACTCATAATGGAATATATTAAAGCATTGCCC CTCAAAGTCTGTTTTCTCCCAATATTTTGGGCCTCGTGCGCATCACTTCCCCGACTTTGGAACGTGTTACATGCAACTTCATTAATGGCAAAAAGAAAGTGGGGAAAAccctaa